ACGGGCGGGTGTGCGGCAGCGGTGCGACTGCTGCCTTTGTGAGGTTCATGGCTCGGTATGTGGCCGTTGGTGGCAGTGTGTGAGGCTTGTGGGCCGTGCGTGGTGTGCGAGTATGTGCGGACCGTGTGTGTgactgttgttgtgtgtgtgtggtgcagaTGGCTGCCGCTCCTGCTGTGCCTTGGGGACAGAGAGGGGACAGACAGTCTCTCCTGGATGAGTCTAGTTATGTCTTGTACTGCCTGGGCGATCAGGGagctgtctctctccctgtctttctccttctccttctctctctccctctctccattcctctcatcctctctgtctcttatCTCAGTCATTTTCAGCTTCCTGCATGCTACAGGTTTAGGGGAGGAGCTCTCCCGTTTGTTAAAAGAAGGGTCAGTCACAGGTGTGTTGAAGGGGCTGGGCCACACACGTCCCACAGACTCATAGGGCGGTACCTCTGTCTCTTTGGTCTTACTGGCAGTTATGTCGTCATGGTTACTGCCCCACATGGCTTTGGGAGGGTTGTCAGAAGCAAAAAGGCCGGGAGGGAGTGGCGGTGCTGTGGGGTCGCAGAAGTTGAGCCTCTGTGCGATGCGGGCAATAACTTCCTGTCTCTCCTGCAGCAGGGAGCCAATCAGGGGGTTTGTCTCGGTTGCAGCCCTTGGGGAGGGGCAACGGGGTGGCTCAGCCAAGGAGAAGTTCTTAAAAGCTCTCAGTGGCTCAGGGATGTGCCCCTTTGACCTATCATTGCTGTTAGTGCCAGACCCATAGTCCTCTACTTGTGTTGGGTCAGATGAACCATTAAGAGCCGAGTACAGCCACTTCCCAGCTTTACTTGTGGTAAGTGGAGAGGGGGAGTGGGAGCGGGAGGGTGTGGGGGAGTTAGAGGACCTGTGGAACAGTGGGGAGCCCTGACGTTGGGGGATGTTGACCTGCGGAAGCTCTCCATTCTGATACGTGTGGTCCTCACCAGGCTCCTGGCTCTTCTTGCTGTAAGGAGGGGGGACAGCAGTGTGGGGAAGGCTATTAATGGGGATGTTGTTGATGGGGAGATTAGGAATGGGTAATCCATTGAGGAGAAGGCCAGACATGGAGTTAGAGCTCTTGCTGTACATGTTAGAGTTGTGAAGGAGGTTGTCTTTGCTGGGGTCCTGGCTCTTTTTGTGGGTGGCCAGGCCACCATGGCTGTTGAGGTTTGGGTTGAGGCTGGGGGTCTTGCTGTAAAGCGGAGGCAGACCTGTATGGATGCTGCAGGCCAGGGTGGGGTAGGTGGGTTGGCGGGGGAGCGACTGGACACGAACCTGCAGTGCAACACTCTGGGATACATTGGGGACTGGGAAAATGTGTTCTGAAGGCGGCTGGGAAAACTGCCACACCAACTCCTCATCAGCAGCACTGATCCTGTTTGACAgacagtgtgagagagagagagagagagagagattcaatTAACACGCCCTTGTTAActttaatatctcaaaatatccaAGAATTGTCTGAGCCTCTAGAGATCCAGCTTTACTTCCTCGGATTCAATTTTCAAAACAGCACAGCACACAGGGTTAACACCTATATATACATTTGAAAAGAACACCGCTTTAGAAGTTTCCTATAGCTTTGATAATCTGGTCCAACAGCCTTAGTGAAAAGTCTTAAGCCCAACAGTGTCAAAGTCTTCGGTGTGTTATTCAGAGTATTATGTCTGACCTGTAAAGGATGTTTCTCGGGACGATACCATGGGAGGCGCTGAGCCAGGCGCTGAGCTGGGAGAAGAAGACGTAGGAGCGAACCGCCAACAGCAGGGTCTTCTCCTCAATGAAACGATCACCGCTTCTATTAAAACCACAGTTAAAAAGGAGGTGGAAATGTGCCAGTGTGTCAGTTAATAAGAAAACAGTGTTCCCTGTGCCTCCACGTCAGTAAGAAAGTGGGTCAATTTGTAAGGCTAATTAACCCTCTGAGTGCCAAGCCAATtatgtgtttctttcttttcttttagttttattattattttatcccgtattatacattttaatttttagcattttataacttttttagcCTTTACCTTTACATTTCTCTGGATCTAGTAATAGATGAAACTTATCCATTTACAATTCCATACTgtaaattaaaggtcccatgacatggtaatctttggatgcttttatatagaccttagtggtcccctaatactgtatctgaagtctctttcccgaaattcagccttggtgcagaattacagccactagagccagtcccacaatgagctttccttagtatgtgccatttctgtgtctgtagctattgaggaggagagagggggagggagcaaggtggagggtgggggtgtggccttgaccaactgccactttgatcgtttgaaagccatgatgtctctctctcatgggtgggccaaattctctgggcgggcaaagcagagaaaggggaggtaaccttgctcctgattggcccatctgagctttcatttttctcaaaggcagagcaggatacccagggctcgatTTACACCTGTCGCCAtctctagccactgggggaccataggcaggctgggggaacgcatattaatgttaaaaaacctcagttaaattttcatgccatgggacctttaaagaaacaCTAAAACCTGCACTGAATTTATTATGAATGCACTAAACACAAAAAATTGGGGATTTCACAGCTCTTGTGAAAGTTTATATTATTTTGGGGGGCTAAATGTGTTTCAGAAATAGCAGTATCTAGTAGTATACAATAGTAATTTATCTAAAATGGTGTGACATCTACCAATGTTTGCATTTTACTTCAATTTATTTCACAGTTTAGGTATTTTCTACCTCTATTTATaccttttgttgtatttttgtatatatttgaaGTCATGTCAAGGTAAGCAGGGTGTGTTAAGGTATTAGCTGTGGAAACTGATGGGACATAaaatatttcacacacacacacacacacacacacacacacacacacacacacacacacacacacacacacacacacacacacacacacacacacacacacacacacacacacacacacacacacacacacacacacacacacacacacacacacacacacacacacacacgccttaCTGTCTTGGAACTGGCTGCAGGGTCCATCTCTCCAGCAGCAGAGCATCTTGCTTGATGACCGGGTCGCTGATGGGGTCACTTGGGGGGCACTCATCACCATAGCAACAGTCTGGCAGGAGCATGACCTCGATCATGATGGGGATGTTGTTCCTCCAAAGCAGGATCACCTCCGAATGGGTTCGCCTTGCCTGCCGacactggaaacacacacacacacaaaggtgggGGGTTAGTGTTCATTAGTGAATGTCAACACCAGGACCTTGAAATGTAGGGGCAAAGCGGCTGGGATCCAAAGAGAGCATCACCTAGAACAGACTCTCTCAGTGATTTTATTTACTGCAGGTcacatctcagtgtgtgtgtgtgtgtgtgtgtgtgtgtgtgtatatatatatacacacacttatttatatataacTGCAATCTAATACAAAAGCCCAGTTATAAGTCCTACCATTTTTGAAGTAGTGTATATAATGTCCAGTTtatgttaaaactattttaaagtggtgttgattcaacttcaTGGTAATTTCAGAGGCTGTAGCTTGTGGTGCTGTTAAACTGTATGGTCAAAATTACAGAAAATATACAATTATCCCCAAtatctcaacaacaacaaacaataaGTCAAATGAGCATCCCATTTCATAAGTGGGCCTCAATGATTTGAATGACGCAAATGACGCAACAACAACCTCGAGTAAAATGAGAAGAGACTGCCTTCTGTTCACTAAAGACATGAGAGGCCGTGTGCGTAGATGTGTGTGCTACCTGGGGCAGTTTGTCGCTGCATTCGTGCTTGTGAAGAGGCGGCATGGCCGACTGGGCCGGTGGACAGTGCAGCCCCTCGGTTCTACCCTTCACAGAATATTCTGGTGTCCTTCCTTCTGTGATGAGCAGGGTCAGGAACACCAGGAACTCCTCCGCATCGTACTCGAAAAACTCCTCGGTTGCATCTAGGCAAGGAAGAGAAACGGACGGTCAGCATGTCTTTTCAAATCACTTCACATCTAAACAGAAAACAAGGAACCAATTGGAGGAAAGTAGCAGGTAAACTACTAATTTGCCTCTGCTGTGAGCCTGTGACAGATGCTGGGGGCAATAGAAAATGCAATCAGAGAGCCACCTGTATTGACATGATAAGCACATGAATGCCTGAATGGTTTTTACCTAAGCAGATATGGCTATTTAACTTTGGCAGGAAAGACTTGTTTAGAGAAGGGGTGTGGGGGAAGGCAACGAATGACAACTTCAGAGACATATATTTAGACCTCCCATGTCAGCTGAGCGGACACTGTCTGCTCTCTCACTTATACAGCACACACTCGTGCATACAAGTATAGACAAAACTGACAGTGACTTCATTCACACTCACTGacaaaacatttgcaaacaaAAAATCAACCGGAACATGACGACAGTAAAACGTAGAGTCATGCTGCACCCCCCGGTGCTCCACTAACTTTGCCAGGGTGGGGTAGGGCGGGGTTGACACAGTGACCCCTAGGACCTGGCAGGACAGAGAGCTGAGTCAACCTTTCACCATTCAGGAAATGGCTTTTTCCACCTGAATCAACAGCAAGACTCTGCTGTTCAAATGTCCTATTATGTGAAAGCAGATGGACGACAACAACAAGAACAAGCAATACTCAGCTGGCTGTCACATTCAAATTAAAGCTCATGCTGAGCCACTCTTCTGTTCACCATTATTCACAATAACCAATTTTATAGCAGTTTTTAACGAGGGCCAAGATGGGGGCTGTTATATATTAGGTCACCAGTCAAATGCTACTGAATTGTAGCTGTGGCTCGTCAGTTTTTCTCCAGCCACAACACAATTAACAAAATCACGGTCTGTTCATGTTGTAATTGAAGCTTAGAGCTAAAGTAGGGGTGGGCCTATTTTTAGCAGAAGGTTTGAAGAGCCCATCTTAGCACCATATCTCCTGTGCTCCTCCAGAGAAAACTCTCAGAATCCCGCAGGAGGTCAGCTGATATACAGCAGCTCTGAGAATCACGGCTTTCTTTCTTTACAGCACACAAGCAAAAACACTGGCGTGAATAAGCTGCCTGCCCTACAATCTCAATCCCTCCTCCTGCCTTCATTTAAACTGAAGTCAAACAAATAGTAGGTCACAATTACGTGGATACTTTCtatgttttaatcatttttgaGGATGTAAGGTCCTCATAAATATAGAAGAAgtagaaaatacacacacacacaccctgtccTCCTCCCACCAGAGCCAGGCTGGCTTGAACAGAGTCCCTCTCAGCTGGCTCTGCAGAAGTGTGAGCTACGATCTGCTGTTGTATGTGTATCgcagtcagccagccagccagccagccagccagtcaCGCACATTCCTCTCAGGGAACTCCTCCTACATGcctctgagctgctgctgcacgTGGAGAGAGGCGCAGTCCAACACAAAACATGAGGAGGGCGGGGAGGAGAGGTGAGGGAGGGGGGCTGTAGGCTTTTCTTTACGGGGTAGAATCGGAAAGGCTTGAACAAAGGCAGCAAGAGACCAACAGtgagagaggaaaaaggagCCACAGACCGACCAGAGGGAGTAATATATGACAAAGGTCACAGAGTCCATCTCCTTTACATGATGGTTGGCTTGAATGCACTGGACATATAGACATATTGGGTTGCGGTTAAGGTATATTCCCAGTCCGCACTGGGAAAGGCTCCAGTTCCTGGTCCTATCAGGGGATTTGGGCTGAAGGTGACACTCCATGAAAGAGGCGAGGAGCAAAAGAGAAAGGAAGCATGGAtagatgaagaaagagaggtAAAAGAGTGATTAAGAGAGCAGCGGAAAACAGCATCTGAGTGGGGAGTTCAACATATCCCCCCttcaacacataaacacaccgcacacacagacaaatgtaCACACAGAGCCCCAGTCATGTGTGTAAAGTGGGGGTCAAATTGCAGCTTTCTAAGAAAGGCAAACCCAGGAACACTTGCCTAAAGCatataacaaaaacacacatgaagACAGTGATAAACAGACACCAtcttcagacacagacacacagacacacacacagacacacacacacacacacacacacacacactgcaggacaAAGGACTAGTGATGGAGGCTTTGGTTAAGGGGCCCTGCCCATAGATGAGAGCGGTCATTCTTTAGGGCGTCGAACATTCctatgagacacacacacacaaagctgatCAGGATTCCTTTCCATAGACATTAAAAGAGAGAGATGCGTTCAACAAGCAGAAGCACTTTTACAGAATTGAGACCTAGTTTTGTCCTTTTTCAACAACTTCAAGTAATCTAAAACATTCTGATTGTAATATTTAAGCAAAAAAACAGACGTGTTGTTGTTTCAACTTGACGCAGGGATCATTAGAGTCAAATCACCTCCCTCTGTCATGTTTTTAATCTGTACTTTTGGTACAAATAGTTAATATCATTTGGGATTTATGTAACAATCCGGGTTGTTTAGCAATCATTAAGCCTCACAAGCAGGGTTCAATGTTCAATCCCGATTCCTGCCTTTtgtcccctcctcctctctttcccaCTGTACCGTGACCAATCCATTCCCGCCTCTCCATCTCTTTAAAATATGTCTCTCATCAATCTATATTTGTACTATTTGAATTAATGTGCATCTTgtgtattttctctctttctccaatTTGTTTTGAGCCTGGGGTCTGTTTGTACATGATGTAATTTAGTCTGTATTTTGTCAAACCCAGTGGTAACTCTACTGGTCCCCATGCATTCAGTTAGAGAAGTACCATAGCAACTTCTAGCACTGCTTGAGAAATGtaaacagaaaaacatttcaatcaggaAAACATAATCAGGTTTAGTTCCACTGTTTAAATAAGAGGCTTTGCTGATACATCCCGCACTTTACAAACCCAAAGTACATAACACACAATGGAACATTGATCTGTCTCTTTTTCATGTGCGTGTGacctctctcctccatctcccgATAATGTGTGATGTGAATTATGTAACAGGTCGGATTTAGGTCCAGGCGTCTTATTATTAAACCTGTGACGCCTGCCACCAAGTGCAGCAGGAGTCCCGCCTACAGATCAGACTGGTTGGGCCTGTGTgcgaacacacacgcacacacacgcacgcacgcacgcatgacAGAGGTTGTGATTCTGAAGCTTGTGATTTGAATACATTTAGCTGGATCCAATTTACACATTTTGTACGCAGTTAGCATGTCTGTTTTAACAGAGAGACCGATGGGAAGATGGCCAGAAGGAGAGAGCGCGACACAAAgtgggagacagacacacatattgATATAATCTGACACATTAATCTGTCTGCGGACACACAATCACTGCATGGTTGGCCCTCTTTCTATAGCAAAAGCTTCTCTGCTCTCTGCACACAGAGTCAAACATTCAACCACATATAATCACAGCAAATTTAAATGCTGTGCAAGTAGCCACAtggccaaaaaaacaaaacaaaaaaaaaccaaaaaaaaaaccacacccATCCTCCTCTGTGAATGAAGCAGAAAGCACTGCTAGAGTCTTGCTAGTCTTTCTTCATTAGCGATGCGCCTGTGTTGGGGGACTGGAGAGACAAAAGCCAGTGGCAGAcacgaaaaaaataaataaaaaagagtcACAGATCAAAGTCTCAGCAGGAACACAACACTGATGAGCTCACCTATGGCTGGGCTACTGGTTATCAAAG
This sequence is a window from Perca flavescens isolate YP-PL-M2 chromosome 1, PFLA_1.0, whole genome shotgun sequence. Protein-coding genes within it:
- the atosa gene encoding atos homolog protein A, which gives rise to MTLDNMKSERDATEEFFEYDAEEFLVFLTLLITEGRTPEYSVKGRTEGLHCPPAQSAMPPLHKHECSDKLPQCRQARRTHSEVILLWRNNIPIMIEVMLLPDCCYGDECPPSDPISDPVIKQDALLLERWTLQPVPRQSGDRFIEEKTLLLAVRSYVFFSQLSAWLSASHGIVPRNILYRISAADEELVWQFSQPPSEHIFPVPNVSQSVALQVRVQSLPRQPTYPTLACSIHTGLPPLYSKTPSLNPNLNSHGGLATHKKSQDPSKDNLLHNSNMYSKSSNSMSGLLLNGLPIPNLPINNIPINSLPHTAVPPPYSKKSQEPGEDHTYQNGELPQVNIPQRQGSPLFHRSSNSPTPSRSHSPSPLTTSKAGKWLYSALNGSSDPTQVEDYGSGTNSNDRSKGHIPEPLRAFKNFSLAEPPRCPSPRAATETNPLIGSLLQERQEVIARIAQRLNFCDPTAPPLPPGLFASDNPPKAMWGSNHDDITASKTKETEVPPYESVGRVWPSPFNTPVTDPSFNKRESSSPKPVACRKLKMTEIRDREDERNGEREREKEKEKDRERDSSLIAQAVQDITRLIQERLSVPSLSPRHSRSGSHLHHTHTTTVTHTVRTYSHTTHGPQASHTATNGHIPSHEPHKGSSRTAAAHPPVCTEKPRVDPGAECHSPRSQNGAHFTLEEPSFRGQSHAQAGRCLRTPPQEKLGVRSPSSHETPSASPVLENSPRNAQIFSWTCNDGSPAMNCNISHNHSKPQPQLQSQMQSCAPAQASALQDENQAPSLSGCSSSPDVTPDMTPPSTVLRAHSPSPLRPCNSWKKQNRHSLDATATKAFHPCTGLPLLSSPVPQRKNQTGYFHLDTSLVGCKGLPWASGKRVCLKREGYIDESQQLFIASAPPASLSLLGNFEECVLNYRLEPLGLVEGFTAEVGASGSFCPSHLTLPVEVSFYSVSDDNAPSPYMGVINLESLGKRGYRVPPSGTIQVTLFNPNKTVVKMFVVMYDLRAMPAGHQTFLRQRTFSVPVRRDTNNHTSRKPLGQGRTLRYLVHLRFQSSKSGKIYLHRDIRLLFSRKSMEVDSGAAYELQSTTESPIDPPFSPRC